From Acinetobacter suaedae, one genomic window encodes:
- the panD gene encoding aspartate 1-decarboxylase has product MLSRLLKCKIHRAVVTHAELHYEGSCAIDGVLMDLAGIREYEEIHVWNVTNGKRFTTYAIRGEDDSGIISVNGGAAHQADVGDLVIIATFGDFTEVEANAHKPRLVYANPDNTVNHTANCIPVQIA; this is encoded by the coding sequence ATGCTATCTCGTTTATTAAAATGTAAAATTCACCGTGCAGTTGTGACACATGCTGAACTTCATTATGAAGGTTCTTGCGCAATTGATGGTGTGTTGATGGATTTAGCAGGGATCCGTGAATACGAAGAAATTCACGTATGGAACGTAACTAATGGCAAACGCTTCACGACATATGCAATTCGTGGTGAAGATGATTCAGGTATCATTTCAGTCAACGGTGGTGCAGCACATCAAGCTGATGTAGGCGACTTAGTCATTATTGCAACTTTTGGTGACTTTACTGAAGTTGAAGCAAATGCACATAAACCACGTTTAGTTTATGCAAACCCAGACAATACAGTAAATCACACAGCAAA